TTTGACCAAATCTTCTCATGAAATCTGGATGACCCATGAAACCACCAATGGTACCAGTATCCCAACCGGCGATGAAACCTCCAAAACCGATCATACAACATAATATGGAAATGGTAGCGTAAGCCCCGGCAGATTTCTTTGGCATCTCGATATAGCCATTGTGCTCCACAGAGTCGTCTTtaaaattatcattatcattttctgCCTTGGCAGATGCATTCGATAATACAGATTGTGAACCTTGTTCGTGTTCAGCGTCAGACATTTTgcaattttatttttatagcgaaaacaatattaaattaaGTGTGTGATTGCTATTAAAACCTGtgatttcttaatattgAATGGTAAATGGTAACAGATAATCCTTTGCaaacaaatttcaaaatagtTAGCGAAACAAGCCATTTTATATGTTTTCAGTCCCCTTTCATTAATCACATCGATCCTATCGTCATTCTTACGTAAAAATCATATCTATTAAATGGTATCAAAGGTAAGAATGATAAACATCGAGAAATTATGCCAGGAGAAGGAACGCCGGGCCCACGATCAACTGGACTTAACTTTGATCAACCGGGGTTTTGGTACACTAAAAACTTTGAACACGGACTCCACATAACAGGCACTTACTCCACCAAAAAAACATTCTGCTTTCCTTAGCGTAATAATCCGTTAtgattaattttttttcctgtGCCCCTATACCGGCATCGCAGGTACCTTGCGCTAAAGATACATATAATGATCCGTGTCCGTGGAGATTCAAGAGACCCCTATCTCCGCAAATCCAAGAACATCACCACCATTAAATCGGTGGACCACCCTCGACCATGGAAACTTATCGAGGAGCCTGCCTTACTCATTTTAGTCCCAGATTGTGTTCCCCGACAAACAATGCGCAGACGGACTTATTCATGATTACTAAAAAAAATGCGTGCAGTAAGCGTCTTGAAAAGAAAGCAGCTGTCTACAAGAACCAGATGGATGGGTAACTTGCCATGTTTACCGGAACATCTCCTAATATAACACCGTTTGCAGATCACAGAATCTGACATATTTTTTGCCGCTTGGCAAAATCTTGTTGAGATAGAAAGGGGTCTGGGGCAACTATGATGTTTTCCCAAGTGTTGCTAATGCATAGAATACAAAACTCGTTAGTTTAAAGTTCCATGGATATTACTTCACGGAAATTGTGTCATCCCCTTGTTTAAAGTACCCCTGAGCCACTGGGAAGCCCCACCATAGTAATATTTGCGGGGAACGAGAATGTGGCAGAGCGAAGCCAAAGTTGCCAGTAACtctttgtttatttaatttagGAGGCAATCTTTATAAGCTCAATTTGCTGGCATCCTATCAATGATTTTTCTAGTTTGCAACTGTAAACGACGTCTGAACTATTGGTTGCTGGTAAAATAATACGATCTAGTTAAAATAACTTAAGGGTCAAATTTAAGGCAACCTTAGCAAGAGGAGGGCACAATACACACCATACCTTAGAGAAATTAATAGTATTGACTCGAACCATCTAATAGAGCAAATTTAATCTCTAATGGTAGTTTGTAAGGAATCCCATGATAGAAAAATCATCTAGAATTTCGACTACTTTAAAAATAGGAATAGACCCCAAAAACTGTAAGCACAGGTATCTTGGTGTACCTAACGTGAGCAATTTTGGTGGGTAATACAACGTCTTGCCAGAATACCGAACTGACCTTCAGAATATCTAACCCTTgtactttcttctttcctCCTCCCTAAAATCTGTGTCAGAAACATCACACCTGTAGTCTTCTTCATTGCTCCAGCAACTCCTCTCGAGCTTGCGTTAGCTAAATGGTTAGTTCTACCCATTGAGTGTGGCAGATCATTCTGGCACGATCGCTCGATTTTCGGGATGAAATTTCGCGACGAGTATGATTGGTGAgagaaacaattgaaaatcaCTGTACATCCCTTGAACCGCTGGTTTCAACATCCTTGTATGTGTCTGTCGATCACACAAGTAGACAATATATAAATAGATAGGCTCCGTCAATGCTCAATAGATGCATTTCCTCGAGTATACGAAGATTCTCAATCATCACTATGTCAGATTTCTATAAATTGACGGCGAGAACTGTCGATAACGAAGCCTTTCCATTCGCCCAATTGAAAAACCACGTTGTTTTAATTGTGAATGTAGCATCCAAATGTTCATTCACCCCTCAATATAAGCAATTGGAGAAACTGTATACAAAATATGAGGAACAAGGACTTATAATTCTCGGGTTTCCCTGTAATCAATTTGCTAATCAAGAACCGGgatctgatgaagatataaagaaattctGTCAAGAATCGTTCGGGGTCACATTCCCtctaatgaagaaaattaatgTAAATGGCCAAAAAGCTGATCCCATTTATAGGTATTTGAAGGAAAGACAACCAGGTCTTTTTGGAATTAAATCAATCAAATGGAACTTCGAGAAATTTTTAATCGATAAGCATGGAAATATTCAGAAAAGATACAGTTCAATAACAAAACCTTCAGAGATTGCCCAAGACATCGAGGAATTGCTTTGATGTTTATTTAAAATGTGACATTACTACTTTTGAAATACATACTTGGAGACGTAATAAGACTTAATAGCACCCAGGAATTGAGTCAACCGACCATCTGAGTCTCCTTCAACTAGGTGACGGATGTAAGTATGCAGCTACCCTAAGGAACACCCAATAAACAAGTTAAAACTATCACTCTCAGCTTGTTGGAGATACAAACGTCGCTTAcgtaaatttttcaacagatttcaaattttttttcctcGAGAAATAACTTTACAACCCTTTTTCTCCAACAAAACAGTCAGGCGCCAAGAACGACATTTCCTGTACGGTCCATATATAACCCCCCAATGCATATTTCTCGTTTCTCTCCATCTCAATCTTGAATAATGTCCTCATCGAATCTTATCCTCGAGAAttgccattgaaaaatatgcaATTGCAAGACTTGCTACTCATTGCTGCTATATCTTCCAATGCCGTCCAGGCGTGGTCGCCATCCAACGGTTATGCTCCTGCAAACGTAACTTGTGCTGATGACGTTAATTTACTAAGAGAGGCTAGTGACTTATCAAAAGATGAACAAGATTggttgaaaaaaagaaacacTATTACCGCTGAGTCTTTGAAAACTTTCTTAGATCGTTCCACCAAGAACTTTtcagattcttcatcatcgttGCTCAACAAGTTATTTCAAGATGGTGATAATGTCCCTAAGATAGGTATTGCAGCTTCTGGTGGTGGGTACCGTGCTATGCTGGCTGGTGCAGGTATGTTGGCTGCCATGGATAATAGAACCAGTGGTGCCAATGATCACGGACTCGGTGGTCTTTTACAAAGTTCCACTTATTTAGCTGGGCTTTCAGGTGGGAATTGGCTAACTACCACATTGGCTTGGAATAATTGGACCTCTGTTCAAGATATCATTGATAACATTACTGTTGAGAATTCCATTTGGGATATCGATAATTCTCTGTTCAGCATATCTGAAATGGcaaattcttccatttGGACCGATATCGCAAATGATGTTAAGGCAAAGCAAGACGCAGGATTTAATGTCACTTTAGCCGATCTTTGGGGGAGAGCGTTAGCTTATAACTTCTTCCCGGATCTTTACCACGGAGGTGCTGGTTACACTTGGTCCACTCTAAGAGATTCTGAGGTGTTTAAAAATGCAGAGATGCCATTCCCAATAACAGTTGCTGATGGTAGATACCCAGGCACTACTGTTATTAGTTTAAATGCCACCgtttttgaattcaatCCCTTTGAAATGGGATCGTGGGATCCAACTCTAAATTCCTTTACTGATGTTAAATATTTAGGAACAAATGTGTCCAATGGTAAACCTATCGATGCTGGTCAATGTGTTGCTGGTTTTGATAATGCTGGTTTTGTTCTTGGGACTTCTGCaactttatttaatttaatgcCATTGCCATTTACCTCTAGTATGCTACCAAAATCATTGAGTGTATTGGGCGACAATTTCACTGCCTCTTTAGCAGACACTTATAATGATATTGCTATTTATTCACCCAACCCATTTAGAGATGCTGATTCCGTGAAAagtaatttttccaaagcCATCGTCGATTCAGATGATCTGTTCCTTGTTGATGGAGGTGAAGATGGTGAAGTTATCCCACTGGTACCATTGCTACAAGAGAAACGTGGACTTGATGTTGTCTTTGCACTAGATTTCAATTCTGATACTACTACATCATGGCCTGATGGATCTTCATTAGTTGCCACATATCAACGTcaatttgaagatcaaGGTGAAGGTATGTCTTTCCCATATGTTCCAGACACCGAAACATTTATTAAGTACGGATTAAACACTAAGCCAACTTTCTTTGGTTGTGATGCCAAGAATTTAACTGATTTGGAATACATTCCACCATTAATTGTTTACATTCCTAATTCAAGATACTCCTTCAATAGTAATACTAGCACTTTACAATTGTCATACAACTCCTCTCAACGTCTTGGTATGATTCAGAATGGATTTGAATCTGCCACTAGAGGAAATTTTACAGATGATCCAGAGTTTTTAGGATGTATTGGTTGTGCCATCATGAGACGTAAACAACAAAGCTTAAATGAAACGCTACCATCTGAATGTGAGCAATGTTTTACCAACTATTGTTGGAATGGTACTCTTGCCGGTTCTGTTGCTAAAAATTCTAGTACCACTACTAATGTCTCTTCTTCCTTTAGATCTTCTCAAACAAGTACCTTAGATTCTAGCCGTTCAGCTGCATCAGAATCGAGCACTGCTACTAGATCAGAATCTCGCGAGACCTCCTCTAGAACCTCCTCTAGAACATCCGAAACTTCAAGTTCtagttcttcaatgaatacCAGAAATGGTGCCGCGGCAGCCT
The sequence above is a segment of the Naumovozyma castellii chromosome 8, complete genome genome. Coding sequences within it:
- the NCAS0H03620 gene encoding lysophospholipase family protein encodes the protein MQLQDLLLIAAISSNAVQAWSPSNGYAPANVTCADDVNLLREASDLSKDEQDWLKKRNTITAESLKTFLDRSTKNFSDSSSSLLNKLFQDGDNVPKIGIAASGGGYRAMLAGAGMLAAMDNRTSGANDHGLGGLLQSSTYLAGLSGGNWLTTTLAWNNWTSVQDIIDNITVENSIWDIDNSLFSISEMANSSIWTDIANDVKAKQDAGFNVTLADLWGRALAYNFFPDLYHGGAGYTWSTLRDSEVFKNAEMPFPITVADGRYPGTTVISLNATVFEFNPFEMGSWDPTLNSFTDVKYLGTNVSNGKPIDAGQCVAGFDNAGFVLGTSATLFNLMPLPFTSSMLPKSLSVLGDNFTASLADTYNDIAIYSPNPFRDADSVKSNFSKAIVDSDDLFLVDGGEDGEVIPLVPLLQEKRGLDVVFALDFNSDTTTSWPDGSSLVATYQRQFEDQGEGMSFPYVPDTETFIKYGLNTKPTFFGCDAKNLTDLEYIPPLIVYIPNSRYSFNSNTSTLQLSYNSSQRLGMIQNGFESATRGNFTDDPEFLGCIGCAIMRRKQQSLNETLPSECEQCFTNYCWNGTLAGSVAKNSSTTTNVSSSFRSSQTSTLDSSRSAASESSTATRSESRETSSRTSSRTSETSSSSSSMNTRNGAAAAFNLEDSSLLRYILTVFGIIAGIL
- the GPX1 gene encoding glutathione peroxidase GPX1 (ancestral locus Anc_2.670), which produces MLNRCISSSIRRFSIITMSDFYKLTARTVDNEAFPFAQLKNHVVLIVNVASKCSFTPQYKQLEKLYTKYEEQGLIILGFPCNQFANQEPGSDEDIKKFCQESFGVTFPLMKKINVNGQKADPIYRYLKERQPGLFGIKSIKWNFEKFLIDKHGNIQKRYSSITKPSEIAQDIEELL